A DNA window from Zingiber officinale cultivar Zhangliang chromosome 3A, Zo_v1.1, whole genome shotgun sequence contains the following coding sequences:
- the LOC122051474 gene encoding coatomer subunit gamma-2 yields MAQPFVKKDDDHDEEEEYSPFHGIEKGAVLQEARVFHDPQLDARKCSQVITKLLYLLNQGETFTKVEATGVFFAVTKLFQSKDTVLRRMVYLMIKELSPSADEVIIVTSSLMKDMNSKTDMYRANAIRVLCRITDSTLLAQIERYLKQAIVDKNPVVSSAALVSAVHLLQTNPEIVKRWSNEVQEAVQSRAALVQFHALALLHQIRQNDRLAVTKLVTSLTKGSVRSPLAQCLLIRYTSQVIRESNANLQGERPFFDYLESCLRHKAEMVVFEAARAITELSGVTSRELTPAITVLQLFLSSSKPVLRFAAIRTLNKVANTHPLAVTNCNIDMESLISDQNRSIATLAITTLLKTGNESSVDRLMKQITNFMSDIADEFKIVVVEAIRSLCLKFPLKYRSLMNFLSNILREEGGFDYKKAIVDSIVILIRDIPEAKEIGLFHLCEFIEDCEFTYLSTQILHFLGNEGPKTSDPSRYIRYIYNRVILENATVRACAVSTLAKFGAMVDSLKPRIFVLLRRCLFDSDDEVRDRATLYLNTLGSDPATETDQEVKEFLFGPLDVPLINFETSLRNYVASDVPFDIFSVPKEIKSQPLAEKKAPGKKPTGLTTAPSAPTSVVDGYEKLLSSIPEFSGFGKLFKSSAPVELTEAETEYSVNAVKHIFDSHVIFQYNCTNTIAEQLLEMVTVFVDPSEAEEFSEVATKPLRSLPYASPGQTFVAFEKPEGVPATGKFSNLLKFVVKEVDPATGEAEEEGVEDEYQLEDLEIAAADYMLKVGVSNFKNAWDGMDPDNERIDEYGLGVKESLAETVKAVIDIVGMQPCEGTDVVPNNSRSHTCLLSGIFVGNVKVLVRVSFGIDGSKQVAMKLAVRSEDPEISEKIHEIVAEG; encoded by the exons ATGGCTCAGCCCTTTGTCAAAAAGGATGATGACCACGATGAGGAAG AAGAATACTCACCCTTTCACGGAATTGAGAAAGGAGCTGTCCTGCAAGAGGCAAGAGTTTTCCACGATCCCCAACTCGATGCCAGAAAATGCTCTCAG GTTATTACTAAGCTATTGTATTTGCTTAATCAAGGAGAAACATTTACTAAG GTTGAGGCCACGGGAGTCTTTTTTGCCGTGACAAAACTATTTCAGTCTAAGGATACAGTGCTTAGGAGGATGGTCTATTTGATGATTAAGGAACTTTCACCGTCTGCAGATGAG GTTATTATTGTCACAAGCTCTTTGATGAAGGATATGAATAGTAAGACTGATATGTATAGAGCCAATGCTATCCGAGTCCTTTGTAGAATTACTGATAGCACTCTGCTTGCTCAAATTGAGAGATACTTAAAGCAAGCAATTGTTGACAAAAATCCTGTTGTTTCTAGTGCAGCCCTCGTTAGTGCAGTTCACTTGCTTCAG ACAAATCCAGAAATTGTAAAAAGATGGAGCAATGAGGTGCAAGAAGCTGTTCAGTCAAGAGCTGCTCTCGTGCAATTCCATGCTCTTGCTCTTCTACACCAG ATTAGACAAAATGATCGCCTCGCTGTTACCAAGCTTGTCACTAGCTTGACTAAAGGATCAGTCCGTTCACCTTTAGCTCAGTGCCTTTTGATAAGATACACTAGCCAG GTAATTCGAGAATCAAATGCAAACTTACAAGGAGAGCGGCCATTTTTTGATTACCTTGAATCTTGTCTGCGACACAAAGCTGAAATGGTTGTCTTTGAGGCTGCAAGAGCAATAACAGAGTTGAGTGGTGTGACTAGTCGAGAGTTGACCCCTGCTATCACTGTATTGCAGTTGTTTTTGAGTTCATCAAAACCTGTTCTTAGATTTGCAGCTATTAGAACACTAAATAAG GTTGCTAATACTCATCCTCTAGCAGTTACAAATTGCAACATTGATATGGAGAGCCTAATTTCAGACCAAAACAGGAGCATTGCTACACTTGCAATAACTACACTTCTAAAAACTGGAAATGAATCAAGTGTAGATCGCCTGATGAAACAAATTACAAATTTCATGTCAGATATTGCAGATGAGTTCAAGATTGTTGTTGTGGAAGCTATAAGATCTTTGTGCTTGAAATTCCCCCTCAAATACCGTTCTTT GATGAATTTCTTAAGCAACATTCTTCGGGAAGAAGGGGGCTTTGACTACAAGAAAGCAATTGTTGATTCAATAGTCATCCTCATCAGAGATATACCTGAAGCAAAAGAAATTGGCTTGTTTCACCTATGTGAATTCATCGAGGACTGTGAATTTACGTACCTGTCGACCCAG ATTCTTCACTTTCTTGGGAACGAAGGCCCAAAGACATCAGACCCTAGTAGATATATTCGCTATATTTATAACCGTGTGATACTTGAAAATGCAACTGTCCGAGCTTGTGCTGTAAGCACCTTGGCAAAATTTGGTGCTATGGTAGACTCACTAAAG CCTCGTATATTTGTTCTGTTGAGGCGTTGCCTATTTgatagtgatgatgag GTCAGGGACAGGGCTACACTTTATCTCAATACTCTAGGAAGTGACCCTGCCACTGAAACTGATCAGGAAGTAAAGGAATTCTTATTCGGTCCTCTAGATGTGCCACTCATCAACTTCGAAACAAGTTTGCGTAATTAT GTGGCATCAGACGTGCCCTTTGATATTTTTTCTGTCCCCAAGGAGATCAAATCACAACCCCTTGCCGAGAAGAAGGCTCCTGGTAAAAAGCCAACTGGCTTAACCACTGCTCCAAGTGCTCCCACTTCCGTCGTTGATGGATATGAAAAACTCCTTTCCTCCATCCCTGAGTTTTCTGGATTTGGAAAACTTTTCAAG TCATCTGCACCTGTGGAGTTGACTGAAGCAGAGACTGAATATTCCGTTAATGCAGTGAAGCACATCTTTGATAGCCATGTCATATTCCAATACAACTGCACAAATACCATTGCCGAACAGTTACTCGAAATG GTTACTGTTTTTGTGGATCCATCTGAAGCAGAGGAATTTTCAGAAGTTGCAACAAAGCCCTTGCGGTCCTTACCATATGCTTCGCCAGGACAGACTTTTGTTGCTTTTGAAAAACCAGAAGGTGTTCCTGCTACTGGAAAGTTCTCTAACCTTCTGAAGTTTGTGGTTAAGGAG GTAGATCCAGCTACGGGGGAGGCAGAGGAAGAAGGCGTTGAAGATGAGTACCAGCTTGAGGATCTTGAAATTGCTGCAGCTGATTACATGCTGAAGGTGGGAGTCTCCAACTTCAAAAATGCTTGGGATGGCATGGACCCTGATAATGAGCGCATTGACGAGTATGGCCTAGGTGTGAAAGAGAGCTTGGCAGAAACTGTCAAGGCAGTCATAGATATTGTCGGCATGCAACCTTGCGAG GGAACTGATGTCGTTCCAAACAACTCCAGATCACACACATGTTTGCTGTCAGGTATTTTTGTTGGCAATGTGAAGGTGCTTGTTAGAGTTTCATTCGGCATTGATGGGTCCAAGCAGGTTGCGATGAAGCTAGCAGTTAGATCTGAAGATCCAGAGATCAGTGAAAAGATTCATGAAATTGTTGCGGAGGGTTGA